One genomic segment of Alphaproteobacteria bacterium HT1-32 includes these proteins:
- a CDS encoding YqgE/AlgH family protein, giving the protein MKDAVAEPGYLPGQLLIAMPSMSDPRFERAVIYLCAHSSEGAMGLVVNKLIDSLTFPELLEQLDIKPEKQAGDIRVHFGGPVESGRGFVLHSDEYLQDSSMVIDEGVALTATLDVLRDVADGSGPRQSIMALGYAGWGPGQLDAEIIHNGWLHAPADTDLLFSRDIEKKWDRAIHKIGVDPFMLTTDAGHA; this is encoded by the coding sequence ATGAAAGACGCTGTAGCCGAACCGGGTTATCTTCCCGGACAATTACTGATCGCCATGCCGAGCATGTCTGACCCCCGTTTTGAGCGGGCGGTGATTTATCTCTGCGCCCATTCTTCAGAAGGCGCGATGGGCCTTGTTGTGAACAAGCTGATCGATTCCCTGACCTTCCCTGAACTGCTGGAACAGCTTGATATCAAGCCGGAGAAACAGGCTGGTGATATCCGGGTGCATTTTGGCGGTCCGGTCGAATCAGGTCGTGGTTTTGTTCTGCATTCTGATGAATATCTGCAGGACAGCAGCATGGTCATTGACGAAGGTGTCGCGCTGACCGCTACCCTTGATGTGCTCCGCGATGTCGCTGATGGCAGCGGCCCCCGGCAGTCCATCATGGCGCTGGGTTATGCCGGCTGGGGACCCGGACAGCTGGATGCGGAAATCATCCATAACGGCTGGCTGCATGCACCGGCTGATACCGATCTGCTGTTTTCCCGTGATATCGAGAAAAAATGGGACAGGGCCATTCACAAGATCGGCGTCGACCCTTTCATGCTGACCACGGATGCCGGGCACGCCTGA
- a CDS encoding 2Fe-2S iron-sulfur cluster binding domain-containing protein, producing the protein MWVRTLRTWSGVIFATYVVAHLMNHSIGIFSLEAMERARPYFQAPFTSPVLFPLLYLSMFVHMALALTAVYRKRTLKMPVWQAVQLILGLLIWPLIALHIAGTRLVDLISDIEPNYPAVINSIFASGNLVVVKYVFLIFVVWFHLVVGLHFWLRIKPWYPRVMPWLFGVAVLLPVLATSGFLRAGMELNAMMAANPGLRARILEPIQTSHLPIVRIVYDAESVMVIAGLSLVIMIFLARFVRGIWRNKSGSYRITYYNSGQKFRSPVGQTVLETLQEFGVEHPAVCGGRGRCTTCRVRVNAGMEKLAEPNETEARALARIGADPSVRLACQITPVSDIELTPVLPPNTSAADARRPGGVSGHERLVACLFIDLRGSTSLGEQKLPYDVVFILNQFFAEMSEALRMTNGHYAQFAGDGLMALYGLKSDIRDAARRAIEGGIEMHRRIGKLNEILGGELKEPLRIGVGLHAGEAIVGAMGPPAAPIISAIGDNINIAARLEAKTKEFGVPLILSKALADYAGLELSDYPLETVPVRGRDENLDVYLIPEPESLRAALDSTAAPPVRGQVAGTAES; encoded by the coding sequence ATGTGGGTCCGGACCCTGAGGACCTGGAGCGGGGTGATCTTCGCGACTTACGTTGTCGCGCATCTCATGAACCACAGTATCGGTATTTTCTCGCTTGAAGCGATGGAGCGGGCACGGCCTTATTTTCAGGCACCGTTTACCAGTCCGGTTCTGTTCCCGCTGCTCTATCTGTCGATGTTCGTGCATATGGCGCTGGCTCTGACGGCAGTCTATCGCAAACGAACCCTGAAGATGCCGGTCTGGCAGGCTGTGCAGCTGATTCTGGGGCTGCTGATCTGGCCGCTGATTGCCCTGCATATTGCCGGAACCCGGCTGGTTGACCTGATCAGCGATATCGAGCCGAACTATCCTGCCGTGATCAACTCGATCTTTGCCTCAGGCAATCTGGTTGTCGTCAAATATGTCTTCCTGATTTTCGTTGTCTGGTTTCATCTGGTGGTGGGGCTGCATTTCTGGCTCCGGATCAAACCCTGGTATCCACGGGTGATGCCCTGGCTGTTTGGTGTGGCGGTTCTGCTACCGGTTCTGGCGACGTCCGGTTTTCTGCGTGCCGGGATGGAACTCAATGCGATGATGGCGGCCAATCCCGGCCTGAGAGCGCGCATTCTCGAACCCATTCAGACATCCCATCTGCCGATTGTCAGAATTGTCTATGACGCTGAATCTGTCATGGTGATTGCCGGACTGTCGCTGGTGATCATGATTTTTCTTGCCCGGTTTGTGCGGGGAATCTGGCGGAACAAGAGCGGCAGTTACCGGATTACCTATTATAATTCCGGTCAGAAATTCCGGTCACCGGTCGGACAAACCGTCCTTGAAACCCTGCAGGAGTTCGGCGTCGAGCATCCTGCTGTCTGCGGCGGTCGGGGGCGCTGTACGACCTGCCGGGTCCGGGTGAATGCGGGCATGGAGAAGCTGGCCGAACCGAACGAAACCGAGGCGCGTGCGCTGGCCCGTATCGGGGCCGATCCCAGTGTCCGCCTGGCCTGCCAGATTACCCCGGTCAGTGACATTGAACTGACACCGGTATTGCCGCCAAATACCAGTGCGGCGGATGCCCGGCGACCGGGCGGGGTTTCCGGCCACGAACGTCTGGTTGCCTGCCTGTTCATCGATTTGCGGGGTTCGACATCGCTGGGCGAACAGAAACTGCCCTATGATGTGGTTTTCATCCTCAACCAGTTCTTCGCAGAAATGTCAGAGGCGCTGCGGATGACCAATGGCCATTACGCCCAGTTCGCCGGTGACGGGCTGATGGCGCTCTATGGGCTGAAGTCCGATATCCGTGATGCGGCCAGGCGGGCTATCGAGGGTGGTATTGAAATGCATCGCCGGATCGGGAAGCTGAATGAAATTCTTGGCGGGGAACTGAAGGAGCCGCTGCGTATCGGTGTCGGCCTGCATGCCGGTGAGGCGATTGTCGGGGCCATGGGCCCCCCGGCAGCACCGATCATCTCGGCCATCGGTGATAATATCAATATTGCCGCCCGGCTGGAGGCGAAGACCAAGGAGTTCGGGGTTCCGCTGATCCTGTCAAAAGCCCTTGCTGATTACGCCGGACTGGAACTTTCAGATTACCCGCTGGAAACAGTGCCGGTCCGTGGTCGTGATGAGAATCTCGACGTCTACCTGATCCCTGAGCCGGAAAGCCTCAGGGCAGCGCTCGACAGCACGGCTGCACCTCCGGTCAGGGGGCAGGTTGCGGGAACGGCCGAAAGCTGA
- a CDS encoding response regulator — MAERISITNVNFLVIDRNVHMRELLVSVLRTLGGKDIRAVGTYDAAKEALSIKPPEIMFTSWKLDPTNGVELTREIRWSGKEALQFTPIIMVSGHGEEEKVLKAREAGINEFVVKPYAAATILSRMHAVIMKPRQFVKTEQFFGPDRRRTTAFEYSGDERRFSADDENVVKKPKKKGEMSQQEINDLMNPDDVEASPEEDGAHFEADATTSEKDKPAVQDA; from the coding sequence ATGGCAGAACGCATCAGTATTACGAACGTGAACTTTCTGGTCATTGACCGGAACGTGCATATGCGTGAGCTGCTGGTCAGTGTTTTGCGGACCCTGGGGGGCAAGGATATCCGTGCCGTCGGTACCTATGACGCGGCAAAAGAAGCTCTAAGTATCAAGCCACCGGAAATCATGTTTACCAGCTGGAAACTTGATCCGACGAACGGTGTCGAACTGACGCGCGAAATCAGGTGGTCCGGCAAGGAAGCGTTGCAGTTCACGCCGATCATCATGGTCAGCGGTCATGGTGAGGAAGAGAAGGTGCTGAAGGCGCGGGAAGCCGGCATCAACGAATTTGTTGTCAAACCTTACGCTGCAGCGACAATCCTGTCGCGCATGCATGCGGTGATTATGAAGCCACGGCAGTTCGTCAAGACGGAACAGTTCTTCGGGCCGGACCGTCGGCGGACAACAGCATTCGAATATTCCGGTGACGAACGGCGCTTCAGTGCAGATGACGAGAATGTTGTCAAAAAGCCCAAGAAAAAGGGTGAAATGTCGCAGCAGGAGATTAATGACCTGATGAACCCGGATGATGTTGAAGCGTCCCCGGAAGAGGACGGCGCGCATTTCGAAGCGGATGCCACCACGTCAGAAAAAGACAAACCGGCGGTTCAGGACGCCTGA
- a CDS encoding EAL domain-containing protein, whose amino-acid sequence MNVVEEMQSPKDVDATMRAQRDRFLAFSFAASDVLIEIDSEGIITYCVGRSAAIFGHPEPAMIGKKVRSLVDPTDVLIIDETLRRITAAGRSDGVLLRIPKADGTTVVIRLSGLTMPGSGGAHLTVSRARGNEISNLDKIDRDAFTEIAKRRAKESGEYGEDYRMTLVSLDEAALNKRMDADQASTMVDGLRSQMRAWSVGGNSVGKLADGTYGVIHDSSVTTESLKARITETSVTLDPTGEGIKVSTGDIGLDGGDLSDEDMEKALTYAISKFIADPNKPVTMENLTSGYEDMMVQALAQVTDFRQMIANNRFHFFYQPIVHLEDWKVHHYEALGRVLTDGKYKAPFEAVTFAEEFGIVPELDVSVCENAVRILTQGIKGNKDAHIAVNVSGISMSKRSFIEKLIRLLTKNRAICNQLLIEVTESAEITDLELCNAALQQFRGLNCKVCIDDFGAGAATFQYLRALDVDYVKIDGIYVRDAAKGTRHGEPFIRAIGTMCRDLGIKTIAEYVEDVKTVELLRNSFIDYGQGYYFGKPMKETTMTNLPKKPEYKVSTKRAGEKSSWG is encoded by the coding sequence ATGAACGTGGTCGAAGAGATGCAGTCCCCGAAAGATGTCGACGCAACGATGCGGGCCCAGCGAGACCGGTTTCTCGCTTTCTCCTTTGCTGCGTCTGACGTTCTGATCGAGATCGATTCTGAAGGTATCATCACCTATTGTGTTGGCCGGTCAGCTGCGATTTTCGGCCATCCGGAACCTGCCATGATCGGCAAAAAGGTTCGCTCTCTGGTTGATCCGACCGACGTTCTGATCATCGATGAAACCCTGCGACGGATTACGGCTGCCGGACGCAGCGACGGCGTTCTTCTGCGTATTCCGAAGGCTGACGGCACAACTGTCGTCATCCGTTTGTCCGGCCTCACAATGCCCGGATCCGGTGGTGCTCACCTGACGGTCAGCCGGGCCCGTGGCAATGAGATCTCAAATCTCGACAAGATCGACCGGGATGCCTTTACCGAGATCGCCAAAAGACGGGCGAAAGAAAGCGGTGAATATGGTGAAGACTACCGTATGACACTGGTTTCCCTGGATGAAGCCGCACTGAACAAACGCATGGATGCCGATCAGGCCAGCACCATGGTCGACGGTCTGCGCAGTCAGATGCGCGCCTGGTCAGTGGGTGGCAATTCCGTCGGTAAACTGGCCGATGGCACGTACGGTGTCATTCACGACTCCAGCGTGACCACGGAAAGCCTGAAAGCCAGAATTACCGAAACATCCGTTACCCTTGACCCGACGGGAGAGGGAATAAAAGTCAGCACCGGCGACATCGGCCTCGATGGCGGTGATCTGTCCGATGAAGATATGGAAAAGGCGCTGACCTACGCCATCAGCAAGTTCATTGCTGACCCGAACAAGCCGGTCACAATGGAAAACCTGACCAGCGGCTATGAAGACATGATGGTTCAGGCGCTGGCCCAGGTAACTGACTTCCGGCAGATGATCGCCAACAACCGGTTCCATTTTTTCTATCAGCCCATCGTGCATCTGGAAGACTGGAAAGTGCATCATTACGAGGCGCTTGGCCGGGTGCTCACGGATGGCAAATACAAGGCCCCGTTCGAAGCCGTAACCTTTGCAGAAGAATTCGGTATCGTCCCTGAACTGGATGTCAGCGTCTGCGAAAACGCCGTGCGGATCCTGACGCAGGGCATCAAGGGCAACAAGGATGCACATATTGCTGTCAACGTGTCCGGCATATCCATGTCGAAACGCAGCTTCATCGAAAAACTGATACGCCTGCTGACCAAGAACCGTGCCATCTGCAACCAGTTGCTGATCGAAGTGACCGAATCTGCCGAAATCACCGATCTCGAACTCTGCAATGCAGCGCTCCAGCAGTTCCGCGGGCTGAACTGCAAGGTTTGTATCGACGACTTTGGTGCCGGCGCCGCCACTTTCCAGTATCTCCGGGCACTGGATGTGGATTATGTGAAGATCGACGGCATTTATGTCCGGGACGCGGCCAAGGGCACCCGTCACGGTGAGCCCTTCATCCGCGCCATCGGCACCATGTGCCGCGACCTCGGCATCAAGACAATCGCCGAATATGTCGAGGATGTGAAAACCGTCGAACTGTTACGGAACTCCTTTATCGATTATGGTCAGGGCTATTACTTCGGCAAACCGATGAAGGAGACGACCATGACGAACCTGCCGAAAAAGCCGGAGTACAAAGTCAGCACCAAACGGGCCGGTGAAAAATCGAGCTGGGGCTGA
- a CDS encoding DUF1848 family protein, producing MIISASYRTDIPAFYADWFSARLKAGFCEVTNPYSGKPYRVSLTAEDARAFVFWTRNAGPLMPQLTRLSAAKRPFSVSFTIIGYPRQIDQRVIPVEQAIEQVRQLALLHPRCVVWRYDPILLTDITPTDWHESNFRAISDRLRGVCDEVTTSFATFYQKTERNLKQQLATEKIGWRDPPVDEKHQILHRLADIASGNGQRLTICSQSELTSPEVAPARCIDADRLSEIAGQELKGRTKGNRPGCLCAESRDIGAYDSCPHGCAYCYAVRSRPAALENWRRHDPAAPLLIPAR from the coding sequence ATGATCATCTCGGCAAGTTATCGTACTGACATTCCGGCCTTTTATGCAGACTGGTTTTCGGCCCGCCTGAAGGCCGGATTTTGCGAAGTAACCAACCCCTATAGCGGCAAACCCTATCGCGTCTCCCTGACCGCAGAAGATGCCCGTGCTTTTGTCTTCTGGACCCGCAATGCGGGCCCGCTGATGCCGCAACTGACCAGGCTGTCTGCGGCAAAGCGTCCGTTTTCCGTCAGCTTTACAATCATCGGCTATCCCCGCCAGATCGATCAGCGGGTCATTCCCGTCGAACAGGCCATCGAACAGGTCAGGCAACTGGCCCTGCTCCATCCCCGCTGTGTTGTCTGGCGCTACGACCCCATTCTGCTGACCGACATCACCCCGACGGACTGGCATGAAAGCAATTTCAGAGCGATTTCTGACCGGTTGCGTGGCGTCTGTGATGAAGTGACGACCTCTTTCGCAACCTTCTACCAAAAGACCGAGCGGAATCTGAAACAGCAGCTGGCGACTGAAAAGATTGGCTGGCGTGACCCCCCGGTCGATGAGAAACACCAGATATTGCATCGCCTGGCAGATATTGCGTCCGGAAACGGGCAACGCCTGACCATCTGTTCCCAATCGGAACTGACTTCTCCTGAAGTCGCGCCCGCCCGCTGCATTGATGCGGACCGGCTGTCAGAGATCGCCGGGCAGGAACTTAAAGGGCGGACCAAAGGCAACCGGCCGGGATGTCTCTGTGCCGAATCCCGGGATATTGGCGCCTATGACAGCTGCCCGCATGGCTGCGCCTATTGCTATGCCGTGAGATCCCGCCCTGCCGCGCTGGAGAACTGGCGACGCCATGACCCCGCAGCCCCCCTGCTGATACCCGCCCGATGA
- a CDS encoding DUF3445 domain-containing protein, which translates to MTGEGLSPRHHPWRSGRGATAMGLRPLDIADWLQPGPDFRDQMMQREQLLENKHSDVTFCPAETRAAGQEVLDRLIDQLTRHHPDSYRFSGRLAVCAATGRQIRLDQDDPLLTAARLVQEDLCLLRVGTEGYALAAAVVCFPSRWSLAEKAGKPLRAIHGPVPDYEAELARPVDRFFDMLKPERPVWRANWSLHQDPELYQPGGHFRTGITAAPDIPDGLWIRVERQCLQRLTSGDVLFTIRTFVDPLNSISDDRPSRREMATALAAFPDEMLDYKNMRPWRDDVVRWLDSA; encoded by the coding sequence ATGACCGGTGAAGGGCTCAGCCCCCGCCATCACCCCTGGCGGTCAGGACGCGGCGCAACGGCCATGGGCCTGCGCCCGCTGGATATCGCGGACTGGCTGCAACCCGGACCGGATTTCCGGGACCAGATGATGCAGCGGGAACAGTTACTGGAGAACAAGCATTCTGATGTCACGTTCTGCCCCGCAGAAACCCGGGCTGCCGGACAGGAAGTCCTCGACCGGCTGATTGACCAGCTCACCCGGCATCATCCGGACAGCTATAGATTTTCAGGCCGGCTGGCGGTCTGTGCTGCGACGGGTCGCCAGATCCGGCTGGATCAGGATGACCCGCTGCTCACCGCGGCCCGGCTTGTACAGGAAGACCTTTGCCTGCTGCGCGTCGGAACAGAGGGTTACGCACTGGCCGCAGCCGTGGTTTGTTTTCCAAGTCGGTGGTCACTTGCCGAAAAGGCCGGAAAGCCGTTGCGCGCGATCCATGGACCGGTCCCGGATTATGAAGCGGAGCTGGCCCGCCCGGTTGACCGGTTCTTCGACATGCTGAAACCGGAACGCCCGGTCTGGCGCGCCAACTGGTCCCTCCATCAGGACCCGGAACTGTACCAGCCCGGCGGCCATTTCCGCACAGGCATCACCGCCGCACCGGACATTCCGGATGGTCTCTGGATCCGTGTCGAGCGACAGTGCCTGCAACGGCTGACCAGCGGTGATGTTCTGTTCACCATCAGAACCTTTGTCGACCCGCTGAACTCAATCAGCGATGACCGACCATCACGCCGGGAAATGGCGACCGCACTGGCCGCTTTTCCCGACGAAATGCTGGACTACAAGAATATGCGACCCTGGCGGGATGATGTCGTCCGCTGGCTGGATTCTGCCTGA
- a CDS encoding M24 family metallopeptidase → MGGTDKLRGNNVDNLITIENGERVTPTFSVAEMTRRLEGLRKIMAARELDAVLFTSIHNINYFSDFLYCTFGRTYGLVVTANRAVTISANIDGGQPGRRTFGDNLVYTDWQRDNYFRAVLKLIPDGSRIGIEADHLTLQNRDKLGTALPTAVFEDVAADCMRFRMIKSDEEIALIRQGARIADIGGAACAGAIAPGVPEYEVALQSTQAMVREIARTFPHAELMDSWTWFQSGLNTDGAHNPVTSRRIEAGDILSLNCFPMIAGYYTALERTLFSDHVSDDHLKLWNVNVEVHRRGLELIRPGVRCCDIARELNEIYAAHDLLQYRTFGYGHSFGVLSHYYGREAGLELREDIETVLEPNMVISMEPMIMLPEGLPGAGGYREHDILVLTEDGADNITGFPFGPEHNIIAKN, encoded by the coding sequence ATGGGGGGTACAGACAAGCTAAGGGGAAATAACGTGGACAATCTGATCACGATTGAAAACGGCGAGCGTGTCACACCGACATTCTCGGTCGCGGAAATGACGCGCAGACTTGAGGGATTACGGAAGATCATGGCGGCACGCGAGCTTGATGCCGTGCTGTTTACCTCAATCCATAACATCAATTATTTCAGTGATTTTCTCTACTGCACGTTTGGCCGGACCTATGGTCTGGTGGTCACGGCGAACAGGGCGGTGACGATCTCTGCCAATATTGATGGCGGACAGCCGGGTCGACGTACTTTCGGTGATAATCTGGTCTATACCGACTGGCAGCGTGACAATTACTTCCGGGCCGTGCTGAAACTGATTCCGGATGGATCCCGGATCGGGATTGAAGCCGATCATCTGACCCTGCAGAACCGGGATAAGCTGGGGACGGCGCTTCCGACGGCAGTGTTCGAGGATGTCGCCGCTGATTGCATGCGGTTCCGCATGATCAAGTCGGATGAGGAAATCGCCCTCATTCGTCAGGGTGCACGAATTGCAGATATCGGTGGTGCAGCCTGTGCCGGGGCCATTGCGCCGGGCGTTCCGGAATATGAGGTGGCGCTTCAGTCGACACAGGCGATGGTGCGCGAGATTGCCCGCACATTCCCGCATGCGGAACTGATGGACAGCTGGACCTGGTTTCAGTCCGGGCTGAACACAGACGGGGCACATAACCCGGTTACCTCGCGCAGAATCGAGGCGGGAGATATTCTCAGCCTGAACTGTTTTCCAATGATCGCCGGTTACTATACGGCGCTGGAGCGGACCTTGTTTTCCGATCATGTCAGCGATGACCATCTGAAGCTGTGGAACGTCAATGTCGAGGTGCATCGCCGGGGACTTGAGCTGATCCGGCCGGGTGTGCGCTGTTGTGATATTGCCCGCGAACTCAACGAAATTTATGCGGCTCATGACCTGCTGCAATACCGGACCTTCGGTTACGGACATTCCTTTGGTGTCCTGAGCCATTATTATGGCCGGGAGGCCGGGCTGGAACTGCGCGAGGATATCGAGACGGTGCTGGAGCCGAATATGGTCATCTCCATGGAGCCGATGATCATGTTACCGGAGGGCCTGCCGGGAGCCGGCGGTTATCGTGAGCATGATATTCTGGTTCTGACTGAAGACGGCGCGGATAACATCACAGGTTTCCCGTTCGGGCCCGAGCATAACATTATCGCAAAGAACTGA
- a CDS encoding EamA family transporter, which translates to MTDTQKMAETRQYATGVFMLIAAGLILGAGGLTYRVLDTSDPWAVAFGRSLFFCIVLGIICLIRYGRRLPAQFIAAGLPGLVAGIGLSMAFTGYTAAMLSTTVADVMFILSAGPFYAAGLGWLILRESVSRRSILFMLVAFSGIMVMVGGGVGGGRLEGNIWALMASLGFAIAVVSIRFRPAVEMLPAALLGGFIALIPGWVLMSDAPLTAWDWQLFVIIGGVQLALGFVLITFGSRHVRAAETPLLLMTEIITAPLWAWAAVGETPSVSTLVGGGIVCFAVMAQAVMRLRES; encoded by the coding sequence ATGACTGATACGCAAAAGATGGCTGAAACCCGACAATATGCCACGGGTGTTTTCATGCTCATCGCTGCGGGCCTGATTCTTGGTGCGGGTGGTCTTACCTACCGTGTGCTTGATACATCAGACCCCTGGGCGGTGGCTTTCGGACGTTCCCTGTTCTTCTGCATTGTCCTCGGGATTATTTGCCTGATCCGTTATGGCCGTCGTTTGCCGGCCCAGTTCATTGCCGCCGGCCTGCCGGGGCTGGTTGCCGGAATAGGTTTGTCGATGGCCTTTACCGGCTATACGGCGGCGATGCTGTCGACTACGGTTGCGGATGTGATGTTCATTCTGTCCGCTGGTCCGTTCTATGCGGCAGGCCTTGGCTGGCTGATCCTGCGCGAAAGTGTCAGCCGCCGCTCGATCCTGTTCATGCTGGTCGCGTTTTCCGGAATCATGGTGATGGTTGGCGGCGGTGTTGGCGGTGGCCGGCTGGAAGGTAATATCTGGGCGCTGATGGCATCACTTGGGTTTGCCATCGCGGTGGTGTCTATCCGGTTCCGCCCCGCAGTCGAGATGTTGCCGGCGGCGCTGCTGGGAGGTTTTATTGCCCTGATACCGGGCTGGGTGCTGATGTCGGATGCGCCGCTGACGGCCTGGGACTGGCAGTTGTTCGTGATCATCGGCGGTGTTCAGCTGGCGCTTGGTTTTGTGCTGATCACTTTTGGGTCACGCCATGTGCGGGCGGCTGAAACCCCCCTGCTGCTGATGACCGAAATCATCACGGCACCGCTCTGGGCGTGGGCTGCGGTTGGTGAAACACCCTCAGTCTCAACCCTTGTCGGTGGCGGAATCGTCTGTTTTGCCGTCATGGCGCAGGCAGTGATGCGCCTGCGGGAGAGCTGA
- a CDS encoding PAS domain-containing protein, with protein MSQPRVPLSRLFYAMVVITAPPAVAIVVLLAARHIEPLMGILIVAFVAIAGTLLVRPYLADVRAAARYVRQLADGETPETPKFTYSTSAEDLISAAVYLRRTMQAKAIEAELRLGEEEALLDSLPDPLMVLDRQGRIQRANKAARNLFLGSRGEVNRELAGFGIAAVLRDPMALEAVDEVLYGGQGRTVDIQLMQSQSVERSFNVRIEPLRTDKTPESSAILISLHDQTALKKADQMRADFVANASHELRTPLASVMGFIETLQGPAKNDPEAAARFLEIMSGQAQRMSRLVQDLLSLSRIELNEHLPPTEVVDLARICETVADTLRPQAATNEMQVIIDSGQQDKVEVLGDADELTQVFQNLADNALKYGRNGTEVTIRLEADAAIPAGHRGYFPAGATRVSVIDRGEGIAEQHLSRLTERFYRVDTARSRQLGGTGLGLAIVKHIINRHRGVLTIDSVAGEGSVFSVLLARPDHLADE; from the coding sequence ATGTCGCAACCCAGAGTGCCCCTCAGCCGTCTTTTCTACGCGATGGTGGTCATCACAGCGCCACCGGCGGTAGCGATTGTTGTGTTGCTGGCCGCCCGGCATATCGAACCCCTGATGGGTATCCTGATCGTCGCTTTTGTGGCAATTGCGGGAACGTTGCTGGTGCGTCCCTATCTCGCAGATGTGCGGGCCGCGGCCCGCTATGTCCGGCAACTGGCAGATGGTGAAACCCCGGAGACGCCGAAATTTACCTATTCAACCAGTGCTGAAGACCTGATCTCGGCGGCGGTTTATCTGCGCCGCACCATGCAGGCAAAAGCCATTGAAGCCGAGTTACGGCTGGGTGAGGAAGAAGCCCTGCTCGACAGCCTTCCCGACCCGCTGATGGTGCTCGACCGGCAGGGACGGATACAGCGCGCCAACAAGGCTGCACGCAACCTGTTTCTGGGCAGCCGGGGCGAGGTCAACCGGGAGCTTGCGGGCTTTGGCATTGCGGCTGTGCTGCGCGACCCGATGGCGCTGGAGGCAGTCGATGAGGTGCTTTATGGCGGTCAGGGCCGGACTGTGGATATCCAGCTGATGCAGTCACAGTCTGTCGAACGCAGCTTCAATGTGCGCATTGAACCGCTGCGGACGGACAAGACACCGGAAAGCAGCGCCATTCTGATCTCTCTCCACGATCAGACCGCTCTGAAGAAAGCGGACCAGATGCGGGCGGACTTCGTCGCCAATGCCAGCCATGAATTGCGGACGCCACTGGCCAGTGTCATGGGGTTCATTGAGACACTGCAGGGTCCGGCAAAAAATGACCCGGAAGCCGCCGCCCGGTTTCTGGAAATCATGTCGGGGCAGGCTCAGCGTATGTCGCGGCTGGTGCAGGATCTGCTGTCACTGTCACGTATTGAACTGAATGAACATCTGCCGCCGACCGAAGTGGTCGACCTTGCCCGGATCTGCGAGACGGTGGCTGACACGCTTCGTCCGCAGGCCGCAACCAATGAGATGCAGGTGATCATCGATTCCGGTCAGCAGGACAAAGTTGAGGTGCTGGGCGATGCGGATGAACTGACGCAGGTCTTTCAGAATCTGGCCGACAATGCGCTGAAATATGGCCGCAACGGTACGGAAGTGACGATCCGGCTGGAAGCCGACGCGGCTATACCCGCGGGGCACCGGGGCTATTTTCCTGCCGGGGCGACGCGGGTCTCCGTCATTGACCGGGGCGAGGGCATTGCTGAACAGCATCTGTCGCGCCTCACCGAACGCTTCTACCGGGTGGATACGGCCCGTTCGCGCCAGCTTGGCGGAACGGGGCTGGGGCTTGCGATCGTGAAACATATCATCAACCGGCACCGGGGTGTGCTGACCATCGACAGTGTTGCCGGTGAAGGCTCGGTTTTCAGTGTATTGCTCGCCCGTCCTGATCATCTGGCTGACGAATGA
- a CDS encoding arylsulfatase, which translates to MSGPVVALFHTADVHVATFDRLFGEQTVDVTVQHTVRADLLADAEAAGGPTAEILAEAARAMADHALQSGASAGLCTCSTIAEAAELATLRAGVPFLRVDRALAEAAFTAGSRILIAACVPTTITPTLALFETVAGERGLDRDLRILLLEQAWPFFKDGNEEAYVTAIASGVFEAFAERPCDAVVLAQASMAMAEPLLSDLPVPVFSSPRPAVAAVLERIKKST; encoded by the coding sequence ATGTCAGGTCCGGTTGTCGCCCTGTTTCATACGGCGGATGTACATGTCGCAACCTTTGACCGGTTGTTCGGTGAACAGACTGTCGATGTGACGGTTCAGCATACGGTGCGCGCCGACCTGCTGGCTGATGCGGAAGCCGCAGGCGGGCCGACGGCTGAAATTCTGGCGGAGGCGGCGCGGGCAATGGCTGACCATGCCCTGCAATCCGGAGCTTCTGCTGGCCTTTGTACCTGTTCGACAATTGCCGAGGCTGCTGAACTGGCAACCCTGAGAGCCGGAGTACCGTTTCTGCGGGTGGATCGCGCCCTGGCAGAAGCGGCCTTCACCGCCGGATCACGTATCCTGATCGCTGCCTGTGTTCCGACCACCATCACGCCGACACTGGCGCTGTTTGAGACGGTAGCCGGTGAACGCGGCCTTGATCGGGACCTGCGCATCCTGCTGCTGGAACAGGCATGGCCTTTTTTCAAGGACGGGAACGAGGAAGCCTACGTAACGGCGATTGCCAGCGGGGTGTTTGAAGCCTTTGCTGAACGGCCCTGTGATGCGGTTGTTCTGGCGCAGGCATCGATGGCGATGGCTGAGCCGTTGCTGTCGGATCTGCCGGTCCCCGTTTTCTCCAGTCCCCGTCCCGCCGTTGCTGCGGTTCTGGAGCGGATAAAGAAATCTACCTGA